A single region of the Ascaphus truei isolate aAscTru1 chromosome 6, aAscTru1.hap1, whole genome shotgun sequence genome encodes:
- the LOC142498044 gene encoding nicotinamide N-methyltransferase-like yields MDSSLHKHYHDEEFDPKAFVDTYFCGKMFSLIDEIVDYPLKKLHETFSSGRVKGDTLIDISSGASVYQLLSASDIFKEIIVVEFTEPNIQEFDQWIKKDPGAADWSYAAKALCELEGNREGWQVKEDKVRRAVKQVVKWDVSKVKPLDPVVLPQVDCVLSLWCLHKISRDKEAYRSNPRKCASLLNIGGHLLLFGVFNMTYYKIGEHKFFFLTFDEKFLREALKDAGYVIENMDVLPSRKGCDLCNYESVVYVIARKEREV; encoded by the exons ATGGATTCCAGTCTCCACAAACATTATCATGATGAAGAATTTGATCCAAAAGCTTTTGTAGATACCTACTTCTGTGGTAAAATGTTTTCCTTAATAGATGAAATCGTGGATTACCCTTTAAAGAAATTGCATGAAACGTTCTCTTCAG GGCGGGTGAAAGGAGACACATTGATTGATATCTCCTCTGGTGCATCAGTTTACCAGCTCTTATCAGCCAGTGATATCTTCAAAGAGATTATTGTGGTTGAATTTACTGAGCCAAACATCCAGGAATTTGATCAATGGATTAAAAAGGATCCAGGAGCTGCTGATTGGTCATATGCAGCAAAGGCTCTTTGTGAACTAGAAGGCAACAG AGAGGGATGGCAGGTAAAAGAAGACAAAGTAAGAAGAGCCGTCAAACAGGTTGTGAAATGGGATGTTTCTAAGGTCAAACCTCTAGACCCTGTCGTCTTGCCACAAGTGGACTGTGTGCTCAGCCTTTGGTGCCTACACAAGATTAGCAGAGACAAGGAAGCTTACCGGAGCAACCCGAGGAAATGTGCATCACTACTGAATATTGGGGGTCACCTGTTACTCTTTGGGGTATTTAATATGACATATTATAAGATTGGTGAGCACAAGTTCTTTTTCCTGACCTTTGATGAAAAGTTTTTAAGAGAGGCTCTCAAGGATGCAGGGTACGTCATTGAGAATATGGATGTGCTCCCCAGCAGAAAGGGCTGTGATTTGTGCAATTATGAAAGCGTTGTGTACGTTATAGCGCGCAAGGAGAGGGAGGTTTAA